The DNA sequence TAATTTCATCCTCGTTTACCTCTAATTGTAAAAGTCGTATTGTGTAACCAGAGGTTTCCCAGCGGCGCAAATCTAATCCAGAATTAATACTACCAATGAAAGCTTGTAGGATAAAAGCGGGTAGGGGGTTGTCGTCGATGGCTGCGGTTGGCTCGACAAGGCGAAGTTTTGTGGCGCTGTCGATCGCGATTCCAGATTCGAGACTAATTTTTAGCGGTTTGGCTTCTAAAGTAAAGGGGCGCGCATTAGCAACGTTAATCCTTTGGAAAGCAATAAAGAACGATCGCAGATCTTCGAGCGGTTGTTGCAGTTCGTTGGTTAATTTATTAATCGTTTGCAAGCGTTGCGCGAGATTATCACCGCGTCGGGGAGTCGCAAGCGCTCCCTGCAAGGCAGTAAGCTGCGATCGCAATCCGGCTACATCTACCGCAGGCAGAGGGCGCGGAAAGATTTGCGACTCACTAGGCAAATCGAGTTTTTCGACTTCGCTAGCAAAGGCTTGCACGTCTTCGAGATTGAGTTGTTGGACGCGATCGACTCGGGCTTGCAATTGCGGAATATCGAGGGCAGAAAGGCGGGATTGCAACTGGGCTGCGTCTAACGCTTCGGTTCCTTGCAATTGCATTGCAACTCGTCGCAAGCCTTGCTGAAGCTTGCTGACTTCATCTTGCGGTTTTGCGGCTAAGACTCGATCTAAATCTTCTGCTGTCAAACCCGTCAAGCGTAAATTGGCTTCAAACCGCAGTCGATTTTTGCCTAACAGATCGATGCGAGTGCTAGCTAAACGATAGTTACCGCCACCCTTAGAGAAATTGCCCGCAACTCCGACAAGCGCTTTTTGGATGCGCGCTTGCACCATCGGCGATTGCAATGCAGTGTTTAAATCGTCTTCTGTTAACACCAAACGCACGCCCGCTTGTAAGGGCTGGCGCAAAGCTTTGAGGGGATTACTTCCACCGCCGCGCAATTGCGCTAAATCGACATTGAGGGGATCGGTTTCGAGTTCGAGGGCAGCAACGCGAATTTGGGGGGTTAATTGTACGCCTCGGGTGGCAACGCGGACGCGATCGATTTTTCCTGCAATGACTTGATAGCTCGGTGTATTATCGACGCGCACATCGACAACCTCCACCCCCTCCAGGTTGGCACGAATTTGATTTTCGGCTACCGTATCGACGATGAAACCGGGAGGGGTTAAACCGGCAAGAAGCCCGGACAGAAGTAAGGTTAAAATTTCCACAATAAACAGTTATGTAATTCGTAGTTCGTAATTCGTAATTCGTAGTTCGTAATTCGTAATTCGTAGTTCGTAATTCGTAATTCGTAGTTCGTAATTCGTAATTCGTAGTTCATCACTCATCACTCATCACTCATAATTCATAATTCATAATTCGGTACTAACCGTTAAGACTTGCGGGGGCGTAGCATCAGGAGGGTAGAGAAAATCAATGCTAACCTCGCGGCGATCGCGCGGCGACAAGCTCAAAGTGACTAAAGGTTTGCCTTGTTCGCCCCGTCGCTGCACTAAATGATAAAACTGCGTTTGAGTTGCACCGCGATCGTCAGTGTAGCGGACTTGCACCGTACCTCGGAAGAAGATTTTATCTTCGGGCGGATCGAGAAATTCGAGTTCGTCGTCCCTGTCGTCCTCTTTAAGCGGGGTAGAAAACGCGATCGCAACTCGACGCTGCTCGTCGCTATTGTTTGAGAGGGGTAAGGTTAAGTAATAATGAATCCCATAATTCCCGTGGGCGCGATAAGCCGTATCGGGATAGCGTACTAACATGGGCGCGCTCTGGATTTGTCCGGTACCTAGCGTCCCTCCATCAAGGGTGCTTAAGGGATAGGAAAAGGCTTCGCCGGGACGGGGAATATTGAGAGAACGCGCGATCGGGTCGTCCGCTACTACGGTTTGCCACTGAGAACCAAGGGCTACCCCTGCCACTCGTCCGTAAACCGTCTCTTCTGTTTTAGTATCCAGCGGCGTGGGTGCAAGATCGCGCGGGTAGGCTAGGCTTCCGCGCACCACTAACTGCGCCCACTCTTCCAAACGGGGCGAACGAGTGGCAACGGGGCGGGCAGGAATTGGAGTCATCTCTAAAACCTTAAGCAGATCTTGTGGATCGACTCCGCTTTGTAGTTTAGGAGGGTTTGCTAAAGGCGCGGGCATCGCCAAACTTGCTAGATGCACCGGCCCGTCGCTTCTCAAACGGATTAAAGTCGAACGAGCATTACCCAGACGAATGGGCAAACTAAATAACATCTGCACCGACTTGGGCGGAATTAGGATTCGTTCTGG is a window from the Oscillatoria sp. FACHB-1406 genome containing:
- a CDS encoding DUF3370 domain-containing protein is translated as MLSFLPPFALPEIAPAPSSYPIAVQEVNQDLLVPPLSPQEAALLAQRRLVQAQEIRPLPGQLDRVPVFNSNSPEVIYDTGILLSTLPPRGMSDARAHLNYPLQGRFDIFTHHIARGKNSSDWRPIYQGLLVYNPSNRPVTVSVIQGLSYVTNPDAPFIDLPPTVENPRGTIFSGPGSRLTNDILRGLNQSIFPERILIPPKSVQMLFSLPIRLGNARSTLIRLRSDGPVHLASLAMPAPLANPPKLQSGVDPQDLLKVLEMTPIPARPVATRSPRLEEWAQLVVRGSLAYPRDLAPTPLDTKTEETVYGRVAGVALGSQWQTVVADDPIARSLNIPRPGEAFSYPLSTLDGGTLGTGQIQSAPMLVRYPDTAYRAHGNYGIHYYLTLPLSNNSDEQRRVAIAFSTPLKEDDRDDELEFLDPPEDKIFFRGTVQVRYTDDRGATQTQFYHLVQRRGEQGKPLVTLSLSPRDRREVSIDFLYPPDATPPQVLTVSTEL
- a CDS encoding LmeA family phospholipid-binding protein, translating into MEILTLLLSGLLAGLTPPGFIVDTVAENQIRANLEGVEVVDVRVDNTPSYQVIAGKIDRVRVATRGVQLTPQIRVAALELETDPLNVDLAQLRGGGSNPLKALRQPLQAGVRLVLTEDDLNTALQSPMVQARIQKALVGVAGNFSKGGGNYRLASTRIDLLGKNRLRFEANLRLTGLTAEDLDRVLAAKPQDEVSKLQQGLRRVAMQLQGTEALDAAQLQSRLSALDIPQLQARVDRVQQLNLEDVQAFASEVEKLDLPSESQIFPRPLPAVDVAGLRSQLTALQGALATPRRGDNLAQRLQTINKLTNELQQPLEDLRSFFIAFQRINVANARPFTLEAKPLKISLESGIAIDSATKLRLVEPTAAIDDNPLPAFILQAFIGSINSGLDLRRWETSGYTIRLLQLEVNEDEIKTAAFVRLEPNGF